The DNA segment aattactGTAATCCGCGCTTACGGAAGCGCGGACGCTACTCCACGTAAGCGACGAAATATTTTAGCGAcgtattatatataaaaaccgtcgctaatttgagacggtttttaaaaccgttgctaaatttgaatcagcgacggtttttaaactgtcgctcattttagcgacggtttaaaaccgtcgctgtaATGGAATCTGCGACGgttcaaaaactgtcgctaattcgAAATACCTATCTCTTCCGACGCTACCCATAattgtatcaacagcgtgcacatgtacgccgcgaataatcttgaactttcaacggcttgtaactttgcagcgtgcaatatacgttgcgaaaagccatttttgttgtagtgaagacagagaaaaaacaaacaagaaattaatCAAGATTGAAatatctcaattgaatgttgttcattttcctcaacatcattctgtggtcgaatgtcatgtacaagatgctgcgggaccaacattaagcaaatttgtaaaactgtgtatgttcgaccaagacggagtcttaaaatcctgctgaccaaacaaaccaaagtcagtcatccctgaatcactgaaaaaactaggttgaatagtagaggttcctgaaaaaacttattttttgatgaacttattatctgttttttttctctatcttaactacaacaaaaatggcttttcgcagcgcgcaaattctctTTCTGCAGAGTATATTGCATGtgcgttgaaagttcaagattagcgacggtgtaCAACTGTcgctgattcaattttagcgacggtttaataatcggtcgctaattaacgacggtttttatatatattccgtcgctaaaatattctTTCGTTTACATGGACCAGCGTTCGGGCTTACGAAGCGCGGACGCTGTTCCACgtgagcagcgtccgcgctccATAAGCGCTGATTACAgaagttttgaaaatgtttttttttacgttatttttgaaaattttttttaaaattaaattatttttgaaaaaaacccatatatataatttaattttaaaaaaacccatatatatatatatatatatatatgacgaCACAATCACGTCTCTTCCGATGtttgatttaaatattatatatatataaatgttaaCTTCAAAGTCCGAGAAAGCCATATGTATAAAATAAGAAGTTGCACACGTTCTTAGTATGTATGgctttctatatatatatatatatatatatatataattagtgtgtgtatatatattatatatatatatggcttTGAagttaaaacaatatttaaatcaAACATTGGAAGAGTCGAAGAGGCATGATTGTGTGGTCATCTTTTCTTCATCCTTCAAATAAAAAGAGTAATTTTGGTCTAAATTTTATTTACGGATAAAAAATAAGTGGGAACGAAATTACATTTGGTACttgcaaaaaaaattttggtaacGCCAATCAAGCCTTCCATATCATGccattttaaaatccttaaatTTAGTTAAATCCATCTGTTCAATTTGAATATAACTTAAAAAGGATgagattaatatttaataccAATTTATATGGTTCGTCTccaaaatgaaataataattttcaaacaaaatttGTGCCCAAATGGTAATTTATAGCCAAATAATAGCTCAAGGACATTTCACGTTGGAAAGATACCATATTCCGAGTTATCTTAGAGATGGAGACCTTCTAATGTAAAAATATCTGGGACAACTGTATGGAAGAGAATAAAAGACAGAAAACATGCATTATTTCAATACTGGGCCAACTGGCTGCCGTTATTTTCACGCTCTAATATATTTTGTCAACAACTATATTAAGAAGATTCAAAGTAAATTCGCTTTAAAATTTCACATTCGAATTCAAATTTATATTCAGTTTTGTCACAAAAATTATGTGTTTGTAATCCGTGATCCACAATAAGATATGTTTTCATTTCTTAAGTCTACATGTTTTTTCTCGGATAAAAATCGGTACAAAACCTTAAAAATAcggtactaatatatgatatttgagtatcaaTTGTTTCAGATCTGATAATAatgtatgaatttttattacCAACCATGTATAACAAATAATGATATTAATGACACGTATCTCGGATCAAAATcggtacaaaacattgaaaatgatactaatatatgatatttgagtatcaaCTGTTTGAGACATGAtattgatatatgattttttagtactcaaatatatatagcaaatGTTGATATTAATAAAGTTGTTCGAATTTTGtactcaaaattttatcttttatatcAGATATAAAATAGTTATACTCAactatcatatattagtatcatattttcaatattttgtatcgATTTTCATACGAAAGACAAATTTGTTATTGATACCAATATTTATTATACTTATTTGACTActcataaattatatattaatatattatatgaaaCAAATAgtatttaaatatcattttttcccGGTGATTTTTGAGTAATTTATTGaagattgaaaataattttttgtttttaaagattataaatTTAGAAACTGGGCAGGTGACAGAATATTGTCACGCCGTCTATTGGATCAGTCAGTCCTATGATTTTTGTGACATCATTTGGTTAGAGATCCAACAGCCAACGAGATTAGATTTCCATCTCCACAAAATGAACCACCCACGTGATAATTGCCAGGAAAGGACATAACCAATGAATAATTGATTTCCTAGGGGGGTTTTCTCTCTCTTTTAGAGGTTCTTAATCTTAGGTGTTCTTAGTCTTAGGTGGGTTTTCTGGGATTGAAAGAAATGGAAGAGGAAGGGATTGAAGAGAGCAGCAGTGTAAAGTTCTCGGGGAGCAGTGTTAGCGGCTTCGGAGTTGGCCGTGCGGAGTCTTTCAGGTGGGTGGATGGGAGTGAAGTAGACTCAGAGTCGCCGCCATGGTCTTTGATTGGTGGTAGAGAAGATGGAGAAGGATATGGATCTGTGAGGAGAAGGCTGGTCAAGAAGCCCAAAAGGCTTGATTCCTTTGATGTTGAATCAATGGAGATTGCTGGTGCTCATGGCCACCACAGTAAGGTAAAAatctcatatttttaaatatattcatctGTATAAGTTTTTGTGATTCAGTGTATTTAAAGCGTGACACTTGGATTTTCTAAACCATTAATGACTAAAGAATCTTTTGCTCGAATGGAACGTATGCTATCTTTGTTTGGGGAATGATTGCTCTGCCCCTGTAACTCAATAGCTATTTCTGGTATAATACTACTTGTAAGTTATATAACTGTATATTTCAGTACTCTCCGCTAATCAGTATCGTGGATTATATAAAAAGATTTGGGGAtctgataaataaaaattatcagTCATCAGGCATCCATTTGTTAAAAATGTAAAGATTATGAGTCAGCAACTTCCATGACTTTGAATTTTTGGAGTGACCTCAATATGATATTGGAGCAAATATCATTTATTCAAAAGAATCAAAACTCCTAAGTAGGTTTGGGAGACCTTAATTTGTTTTCAATGAACAACCAATGTTAGCTGTAGGACTAAATTGCTTTCAACACTATTTACTGGAAATTTGCTTTCATATGCAAAAATTCATCTATCTTAATCTTGCTTGTTAGTTTTTAGTTCTTTTTACTACTTCTAGTAACCTTGATGGGACTTGAACAACCCAGATGTAATTCtccttttaaaaaagaaaacaaatataTCCTGTTTTTCGTTCTTATTTTTCCTCATTTTACAGAACTGGATTGGAGCATAATATGATCTATatattataacaaaaaattatgatgtGTCCGTCTGTGTATGATAATTTTCCTTGTCCTTATCTGATTTGGATTGGTTAACATAATAGGATGTTTCTTTATGGCAAACTCTTGCATTGGCATTTCAAACTCTTGGTGTCGTGTATGGTGACATGGGTACGAGTCCTCTATACGTCTTTTCTGATGTATTCAGCAAAGTGCGTATAACTTCAGATGTTGATGTCTTGGGGACTTTGTCGTTAGTAATTTACACAATCGCTCTGATCCCTCTATCAAAATACGTTTTCGTGGTGCTGAGAGCGAATGATAATGGGGAAGGTATGATCTATTTGCTTAAAGTTTACATCATAGTTTATGTAATAACTCCTTATTGTTCCATGTACAGGAGGAACATTTTCTTTGTATTCATTGATTTGTAGGTATGCAAATGTTAATCTTTTGCCAAATCGTCAAGTGGCCGATGAACATATTTCAAGCTTCAAGCTCAAACTGCCCACTCCAGAACTGGAGAGGGCGCTAAATATAAAGGATTTATTGGAACGTAAGGATTATCTGAAGAAACTTCTTTTAATTCTTGTTCTTTTGGGTACATCTATGATTATTGGGGATGGTATTTTGACTCCTGCTATATCAGGTACATGAAAATCCCATTTTCTTATAGCTTCTTATATCATCTCACAGTTACTTTGGTTTTCATATTATTACATCATAATGAAGCCTTTTGTTTTCAGTCATGTCGGCTGTGAGCGGTCTGCAGGGTCGGATACCTGGATTTGGCACAAGTAAGAAAACCTCAATTAATGGATCAATGCAGCTCTGTCGTGATTGAATCATTGGTGACACCATGagggttttttaaaatatttttctgttcaattttcaaataatcaCCAGCTATAATAGATTGTTTGTGCTTCCACTTAGTAATATCACCTAGTCATAAAAGAGTCCCTATACTGATTTTTTCCCTTCATTTTCAGATGCTCTTGTTGTTACATCTATAGTTATCTTGGTCGGATTATTTGCCATACAGAGGTTTGGAACTGCTAAAGTGGGATTCGCATTTGCTCCTGCACTTGCGTTATGGTTCTTTAGTCTAGGATCTATCGGAATATACAACATGTTCAAGTATGATATAACAGTTGTGAAGTCAATAAATCCAGCCTACATTTACCTTTTCTTCAAAAAGAATGGCATCCATGCGTGGTCAGCACTTGGTGGCTGCGTTTTATGCATCACAGGCAAGGTTTTTCGCTCCATTGGTATTTTATCGGTTGTACGTCAAATAAATGGGAAATGTCATGAATATTTGTTCGATACAAGTTTCTGCATGAAATTATATTcttttctaataattttttttagtatattCTTTTCTACTAACTGAAACACAACATTTTCAGGTGCAGAAGCAATGTTTGCTGATCTAGGCCATTTCTCTGTGCCGTCTATACAGGTTATTTTTCAGTTATTCTTGtactaattaaaattttcaagtttaactggccaatttaagttaaaaaactGCCGCAGATTGCTTTCACTGGTGTTGTTTTCCCATGCCTCCTTTTAGCGTACATGGGCCAAGCTGCATATCTTATTAAGCACCCTGATTCAGCTGACCAAATATTTTATGATTCTGTTCCTGGTAAAGTTTTCCTTACGAGGACTTTCTCTTTCGTTGTATGATGGTTGTATTTGACGTGCTGTTCTATAATGGTACAGAGAGCCTCTTCTGGCCAGTATTTGTGATAGCCACGATTGCAGCTATAATTGCTAGTCAAGCCATGATATCGGCTTCATTCTCGTGCGTGAAGCAGTCCATGACTCTTGGATGTTTCCCTCGTCTCAAGATCATTCACACTTCAAGAAAACTAATGGGGCAAATTTACATACCTGTcatcaattattttttgatgGTTATGTGCATTATTGTGGTTGCAGTCTTCCGAAGCACTACAGAAATTGCCAACGCTTACGGTTCATTTTATATTACTTTATTTTACGTCTTTTCGGTTTATTTAAGAGATGAAACATAAGGTGATAGAGAGGAGGGAAAATTTGCAGGCATTGCTGAAGTTGGTGTGATGATAGTCAGCACGGCCCTAGTGACACTCGTCATGCTTCTGATATGGCAAACCAACTTGTTTTTTGCTCTGTGTTTCCCGCTTCTATTTGGAACAATCGAGTTAACTTATCTATCTGCGGTTCTGTCCAAGATAAGAGAAGGAGGATGGCTTCCTTTAGTCTTTGCTTCGTTTTTCCTCTGTCTGATGTATATGTGGAATTACGGTAGCGTATTGAAGTATCAGAGTGAGGTTCGTGGCAAGATATCAATGGATTTCATGCACGAGCTCGGGTCCTCTCTCGGGACAGTAAGAGTCCCTGGTATTGGATTACTATACAATGAGCTAGTCCAAGGTATCCCCTCGGTTTTCGGGCGGTTTTTACTCGATCTTCCAGCCATTCACTCTATTATAGTCTTTGTTTGCATCAAGAACGTCCCGATACCCGTTGTCCCTCAAGAAGAAAGGTTTCTTTTTAGAAGGATTTGCCCCAAAGACTACCATATTTTTCGTTGTATTGTAAGATACGGATATAAAGACATAAGGAAAGAAGATCATCGCGCATTTGAGCAACTTCTGGTGCAAAGTCTTGAAATTTTTCTGACGAAAGAAGCTCAAGATCTTGCCTTGGAGAGCACCATCAACGAGGAAGATCTGGACAGCGTTTCTGTAGCAGGAAGGGCGGACGATATCCAAGATTTCAATGGGATTGGAGAGCTAAAAGTCCCGTTAATGCGTGATCATAGATTGAAAGAATCAGAGCCCTCGACATCAAGGATACCGTTACCACAATTACCAGCCAGCGTCATGTCAGGAGATGAAGATCCTGGCCTCGAATACGAGCTTTCAGCTCTCAGAGAAGCAACTGATTCTGGATTCACATATTTGCTTGGACATGGAGATGTGCGAGCCAAGAAAAACTCATTGTTTCTGAAGAAATTGGTTATAAATTACTTCTACTCGTTCTTGAGGAGGAACTGCCGAGGAGGCGCTGCCACAATGAGAGTACCTCACATGAATATAATCCAAGTTGGAATGACATATATGGTTTGATCTATGAAATTGGACTTCGTGTTATGTTCATGTAAACAAAGCGTGATTTATGCTATTATTGACATTTCGAGTCCAATATTTTCTTGGAACTTCTTGTCGAGAAAGTGATTTTGGGCCCAGCCCAGTTGTGTTATTCCATGAAAGGAAATTTGTTAAAACAGTCACGAGAAATTTGCAAAATAACTTTggtcaattatttatttaaaaaaataacattttcaagtTATTGAATGAGGTTAAAAAAATACCCCTGTCATGGGGTATGaacaattaaattatatatatatataataaattaaataattttatgttctatcattttaaattttagtaattACTTAGATGgggtatgcaatattttagaaaatcgAAACAAATCAAAACGTCAGACTTCATCcttacaattttttattttatgaataacaATATTATGTTTTGAGACGTTCTAAAGTTCGTAAGCTCAAAATCAATCATACAATaaagtttatttattataataatttaattaaattaggaGAATTTTGTTGACTTAAAGGGTTAACTTTAGCCTTAATTTCATGGATTCATTGAAGATAATCAACGATGAGTGTCGCAACGTTGAAAATGTTTGTGTatacgtgtgtgtgtgtctatacaTATATTTgagtatatttaattaatgtaatgtATTGAAAATTCGACTTGATGTTACTAATATATTAGGAGTagttctcttgtgagacggtctcacgaatctttatctgtaagacgggtcaaccaaccaatattcacaataaaaagtaatatttttcatagatgacccaaataagatatctatctcacaaaatacgactcgtgagaccgtcgcacacaagtttttgccatatatTAGACAAAAATTAGAACCAACAAACAATATAATATTGAATGAATTAGAGCTCAATGGATAGGGGTCACGTAGCGTTCAAAAGTTAGGTCAAGAAGTAAAGTGAGCTAGTTTTTTAATACTAAGGTGGATATGTTGCAATAGTAATTGTCATCCTTACTTCCCCTAACTTATAacaacattactaatattagtATCTATTGATTTTGATGAAGCGACAAATACACAATCTTATAACTTATGTCGAAGTCTATCGCTTCCAAAGAATTGTGACGGTCATTGTTGCGGAACATTAATCATCCCACTTGAAGAGTGATTGAAACATGAGTTTGAATTGTACAATTACAATCtgctataaattttttatatatatataaaagggCTAAGGAAGTGATCCTACATCAAGTTGTAGAACATCCGATACCTTTAATTTTATTGCATGTGGGAATAAGATTTTTACAGgcaaaaaatgtcaattttaatcttgtatgtatatatgtgtgatatttttaatcatgtacATTtcgttaaataaattataatcatGTAATTATATTCCTTTCGATCAGTTTTAGTCCTTATAAtcaaaatcatgtaattaaatggtcaatatcattattaattttttataattaagtgGTTAATAATTCATTCGTGTTAGATAGTgtgttttataatttaattataaaaatttaacaatgaTAATGGTtacaaaatttttacaaattaataaaaCCGAATGTCGAaacataattacataaatataATTGATTTATAAGTGACCCATTGGATTTTGAGAATTATATcctatatttttagaaaattttaaatatcttcccattgataaaatatttgaagaaaaaaattgtgtgagacggtctcacgggtcgtattttgtgagatggatctcttatctcggtcatacatgaaaaatattactttttatgctaagagtattactttttattgtgaatatcggaaggattgacctgtctcacagataaagattcgtaagaccgtctcacaaaatagcTACTCTACTCATTATTTAAAGCCTTATTACAATGTGTGATTATATATTCTCTTCTTGTTGTTAGCTCTTCCAATTTCCACCAACTTTTTGATCAATAGGCCcactttattaattaaaattaatgctATATATCCCAATAATGTATGGTATGGATATTGGGTCCAAAGGTATAGGACTCCCATTTTGTGACCTAATCACATTACAACTTGATGATTTACCTAATTTATACATGTCAATTTAAACCCTTTActgaaaaacaaattatttttcttttagaaaATTCGACTATATAATTCACACCATCATTAACTTTAattaagtttttatattttaaaaagataCTTTAATATTGATTAATAtcgtttttttatattttgaatttcataTAGAAAACTGAATAATTGTCCAATAATTAAAGCTAAGAAACCCTACTATTTTAAGTACCATTCCAATTATGCCATTGCCATAAAAGAAGGCTTTCCAAAAAGGGTTCAATTCAAATACATTgcatcataatatttttttaaaaaaaatttgtaccaTTTGATTTtcgtaatatttaaaatttacaattCACCGAACTTTAAAGTGAGAAGGCCAATAAAtcttattttcgaatttattccTTGTTATCAGAACTTGTAACTTAATACAAAGTTTGGTTCCGTAAAATTCAGATATTCCAAGTGCGTTATCATATGATATAGTCAAATGTTAACtcttaaattatcaaattttattaaaaaaaagtgagaaaaaCACTCTCGGTGTAGCATAGACTAACATTTTGATTTtaaagagatttcaaactatAGTATATCAAATTCATAGGTCAAGTAAaggatttcaaattatttattgtaattttgaAACCAAATGGATATTGAAATATCCACATGCACCCATActaattctattttattttcaagttaaatattttttttatattaaaatacattatatataaataccCTAAGCATTTTCTTTCACATTCCTATGCTAGTTTGCACCTTTTTCCAGAGTTTTCTACAATTTTCTACCTTTCCCCTTTTTGAGTTGCAGCTTTCTTTTTTTCGTGCAAGATTCCAATAATTTCTTTTTTCACATAAAGGCGAGGTGAGGGCAGTACCAACCTTTCACTAATTTGTTCCTAATTTTGGAATTgcttattattgaaaatttaacTATTCATGAAAGTTGGATtgagggattttttttttttttttaagaaaaagataTGGAATTAGGGAATATTGTCACAGGGTTAGGgttttcacaaaaactattgtgagacggtctcactgatCAATTTCGTGGTTCGAATATCTTTTttgaatcatccatgaaaaaatattactttatatgttaagagtattattttttactgtaaatatcggtataatTGACCCATcacacagataaagattcgtgaaatcgtctcacaatagacttaCCTTAATGTTTTAGTGAGAGATTTGGACTTTATAACATTgagaatataaatatattctatatttttctacaggcaaaaacttgtgtgagacggtctcacgggtcgtatttgtgagacggatctcttatttgggtcatccatgaaaaattattactttttatgctaagcgtattactttttattgtgaatatgggtagggttgacccgtctcacggattaagatcagtgagacggtatcacatgagacctactcttttcTACATCATATAATATTTGATGAAATCTATATTTTTACAACTTATATACGAACATTAATTTGAAAGATTCGGGCTTATCAAACCCCCACTCCACATATGATATTTCCAATTTATCCAACTATAAAAAATGTTCTTTATAACAAGTGTCACGTGTAAAAAGTACACAACACCAATAACTGGATAGAATCCAAATCCTACTTTTGCATGCACGAGGCCGACATTTACCAAGTTAAACTTATTtattatgaataataaataaaaattcaattttgacCGATTAAATGATCAAATCCGGTTTCCGACCATCTTCGGAATAAAAATTGCTACGTTTTctttactaataataataatatatttatgtgtCACAATGCCCGCTGCTTGTCAATCTCTGCTTCCGGACGCGTAACCCTTACAAATCGCTAGAAAAGTGAAATTTATTTGTTTAGTAATATGTTGTCTTAGTTGGTCAagagtaattaattaattaggtcTTTATTTATTTGAGGCTTATTCAAAGAttaagttgaaataaaaaattgtatattaattttttattatcctTTGTCagcattatttttattattattaataagaaAAGAATATAATTCTGTCAAGTAATTTAAACTTCGTTTGCTctaagaaaataatattaaatattgttACGTTGGCATTCTGTAGCCATATTTTAAGGAAACAGAAGGCTTTCAAGgactattaaaatatataatccaTAATAATGACTCTATCCACGTAAAatcaatttataatatttaattaaatatacgatgaatcaaataattattgttgacttttatttatcattttccggccattttattttattttcaacataAAATATTGGATATGCCAGTGTCatgctattttttaaaaaataataatttatttgttcCATGAAATATGATaatagagtaagtctcttgtgagacgatctcacgaatctttatgtgTGAGACTGATCAACCTTAAcgatatacaaaataaaaagtaatactcttaacataaaaagtaatatttttcatggatgacccaaataaaagatcagtctcacaaaatacgacccgtaagaccgtctcacacaagtttttgtcatgatAATAATGCTAGTAGTAacgttatttgttttttttatttatattataataatgaagaagatgatgataatAGTAAAGTTAGAAGACaatttatataaatacaaaaattctcgtgagatggtctcacgggccAATTTTGTgcgacaaatattttatttgagtcactcatgaaaatatattattttttattttaaatattgacaGAATTAATTcgtttcacaaataaaaatatgtgatatCGTATCATAAAAGAGATACTCACTTATACCAATATGTTGATCTAAAAAAAGTCCAActtgtaattcaatcaaatgctattaatttttttttttttttgaggaaatggtattgattttatattattaattttaccCCCACGGTTTCCTATATTTCGGAGCACCACGTACAAAAGAGGCAGAAGTGGAATAGTGTGAAATGTGGTGTtgaattaaaaagtaaaaatatatcATCTAACTTTAACAACGCGAAAATCATTCAGAAAACGAAACTTGAAGAAATTTCAGAATTGTATAAAGCGTAATCGGATCCCACAATCTTACTTACCTCAAGAAACTAAGtggaaataaaaattaaactctcTTCTTCATTCTAACACGAAAATATTTGAACTCCTTTTGTCTGCTTGCTCTTTCTCTGGAGGTGGTTGAACTGCTATCTGTGTCACATTTTAAGGTACCATCACaacaatattgttcattttctaAGTATATATAATTTGGTGGATGTGTCAGTCtgcattttcttctcatttcttTACTGGTGTGGGTCGTTTGGCAGATGGGTTGcggttaaattttaaattttgcagCTGTAATGGTTTCCTTGGGGTTCTGAGGGTATTTGCAATGGATCCTGAAAGTGGGGTTTATCAGAATTGTGTAAAGGTGAGTTTTTTTTTCCATGTAGCTATATGATTCTTGAATTATGTCTTGTTGTGTTTTCTTCgttttttgatttttaattatttttgctaTTGGAGGATTGCAGAAAGAATCTTGGAGAACAATGATGACGCTGGCTTATCAGAGTTTAGGTGTCGTGTATGGGGATTTGAGTATCTCACCATTGTATGTGTATAAGAATACTTTTGCCGAAGATATTGAACATTCTGAGACCAATGAAGAAATCTTTGGGGTTCTATCTTTTGTATTTTGGACATTAACTTTGATTCCACTGTTGAAATATGTGTTCGTTGTGCTGAGAGCTGATGATAACGGTGAAGGAGGCACGTTTGCGTTGTATTCACTTTTATGCAGGCATGCCAATGTAAATCCATTGCCTAGTTTCCAGTCCGCAGATGAAGATTTGTCTAGTTACAAGAAGGATATTTCATGCCCTGCACCCTCAACTTTTGGGGCAAGGCTTAAGTCTTCACTCGAAAAACGCAGAGTTTTGCAGAGATTTTTGCTCGTGTTGGCTCTTCTCGGTGCTTGTATGGTGATCGGGGATGGGATTTTGACCCCGGCTCTTTCGGGTATATTTCTAGTTTGGtttgaaattttgttaaaattcaTTAGCATTTCtgagtttttttaaatttgattgaAATGATATTTGTGGCCTGCTGTGCAGTTTTTTCGGCAGTTTCTGGTCTAGGACTTGCAATGGAAAGAGAGCACCACAAATGTAAGATACTCCAAATTTCGCCCCTCGATTGTTCTGACTCAGTGGCGGAACAAGAAAATAGGTGAATGGGAAGAGGGGACAGAACGAAGAAGTAAAGATTTCCAGGACTCAGGGGCCTAACTTTT comes from the Primulina huaijiensis isolate GDHJ02 chromosome 8, ASM1229523v2, whole genome shotgun sequence genome and includes:
- the LOC140982373 gene encoding putative potassium transporter 12, whose amino-acid sequence is MEEEGIEESSSVKFSGSSVSGFGVGRAESFRWVDGSEVDSESPPWSLIGGREDGEGYGSVRRRLVKKPKRLDSFDVESMEIAGAHGHHSKDVSLWQTLALAFQTLGVVYGDMGTSPLYVFSDVFSKVRITSDVDVLGTLSLVIYTIALIPLSKYVFVVLRANDNGEGGTFSLYSLICRYANVNLLPNRQVADEHISSFKLKLPTPELERALNIKDLLERKDYLKKLLLILVLLGTSMIIGDGILTPAISVMSAVSGLQGRIPGFGTNALVVTSIVILVGLFAIQRFGTAKVGFAFAPALALWFFSLGSIGIYNMFKYDITVVKSINPAYIYLFFKKNGIHAWSALGGCVLCITGAEAMFADLGHFSVPSIQIAFTGVVFPCLLLAYMGQAAYLIKHPDSADQIFYDSVPESLFWPVFVIATIAAIIASQAMISASFSCVKQSMTLGCFPRLKIIHTSRKLMGQIYIPVINYFLMVMCIIVVAVFRSTTEIANAYGIAEVGVMIVSTALVTLVMLLIWQTNLFFALCFPLLFGTIELTYLSAVLSKIREGGWLPLVFASFFLCLMYMWNYGSVLKYQSEVRGKISMDFMHELGSSLGTVRVPGIGLLYNELVQGIPSVFGRFLLDLPAIHSIIVFVCIKNVPIPVVPQEERFLFRRICPKDYHIFRCIVRYGYKDIRKEDHRAFEQLLVQSLEIFLTKEAQDLALESTINEEDLDSVSVAGRADDIQDFNGIGELKVPLMRDHRLKESEPSTSRIPLPQLPASVMSGDEDPGLEYELSALREATDSGFTYLLGHGDVRAKKNSLFLKKLVINYFYSFLRRNCRGGAATMRVPHMNIIQVGMTYMV